aacccgtgaattagtattcatggccccgcccacctcggctcgggaccgcccacaggcagagctgaagccgggcagcgacgccgtctcatcagataggagataactaacagcgctagaaacagcatgcagttcattcctgtgttatttgtgcgaataacacatcagtgttcatatactttacccagtaattcagagctaagaaacaaatggttagaattagtctatggaggaaaacaccaccagccaagtacaattgagatagataggtgtttagatgtttagaacagttctgtttacactagttaaaagtaaaaatccaccccggggtggatttttactttctggacctggactaataggtaactataggtttaaataggatcttcggtggatttggtgttttacagagactcttaagTCTAGGTCaatataggctgaactgcacttagcagggcattattacacatgttgtaaagtaacatatgacattgtaaagactgttattagtgtaaaaatgtctttattttaaaacatttttaaatgtccgtctcactgcctcctggtgtcgcagtgctgtaagccaatcagaggcgatatgtttgcatgtatgaatattcgtgagcaagagccgaaatcctatcgtttctctctGTCCCCCCACTCTTCCACTGGACTAAAACAGCGTTATACTGGATCGccggagatttttttttttttccactcatactagagaccacaactagactttttaaaattaataaaaatgatggaatgagtcCTTTAAGAAAGTAAACAAAAGCAGGTGATTTCATACCAGTAGAGTAGCTCATTTattcacaaacataaaaaaaaaaaaaaaaaaatttgcctTATGGGTGAGGCAATTCTCCATTAAGTCCATAAATGATCCACATCAAAATGCAAAAGTTCACATGAGTTAAACAGCGAGTCTCTTTTAAACCAAGTCGACCAGTTTGAAATTGTTCTCCTGCTTGGTGGGAACAATGTTGATGAAGGATTTGTAGAGAACGGCTCCTTTCGGGAGCTTGGGGATCATATGTCTCGCTTCAGCACTGCGAGGACGAGGAATGTACACCTCCTTGGTGAATCTGACCCTGCCGTCCTCCAGGGCGAAGAGGGTATTGTTCGTTCCGATGCCAACCTGTGAGAGAAAAGACAGAGGAGCGACAACTGAGGGTCAGTTTATGTGGCAATTTAAGCAATCTTagggttagtttattagaattcAGTACGTTTTAGTCAGGCCGAGGTCCGGATCGTCATCATTTTTACCTTGTGTTAtgattaggggtgaaacgataAAAAATTGtaatgtgaaaatgttttaaatatatgctttatttattctatttgattttgtTTATATTAGATGTAGGCTGCCTGtcataaaaataattacataaatgacaaatcatacgatacaatatatggagaaatgttcgTTATTTGCTGAacttggttttattttattaactgttagtatgttttataaataaatgtagtaatttaatttaattttctggtgcgcaccatctaaATCAGCCTTTCTTGCTTTATTCTCTGACTGCTGCTTCTAACTGCATGCTTTGCCCATGTGTAGCTCCACCCTAaagcatctgcacagatctgattggctgaggagagcgtttggtgatcttacagaaCAGGTGATTGGTCTGTGGGTTTACTGACCAGACCAGACCCACGCTCTGCTTATTAATGACCTCTGATTTACACCAACAACAACAATTAGGACACCCTACATCTCTATCGCTACATATACATGTTATATTGTCAAAGATaaagtaataacaaaaaaataataataataacacttacATGAGCTCCTGGGTGCCAGCGCAGTGCCCGCTGTGTTGCCAGGATGTAGCCAGCATGAACAAAATCtcctttaaacaaaaataaaccaaagattaaagtaaaatatgagGAGCTTGGAAAAATGAAGAAAGTGCAGGACTAATAACAATGCAAGTAAAGACACAGAACATAATTTTTTCCCGCGTTTCCCACTGTCACAAATCCTTGTGTGGATTCTTAAAATAATTACGATTAATGATATTAGtgtattttaagaccatttttgcCACTGATAtattcataatataataataacaacacaatAATGTCATTACTTCCAtttaaagagaaatatatatatatatatatatattgagaatTTCTAAATAATTAATGGAAATATAACCCATACTCTAAAAGAGGTTGTGTATTGTATAATAAATCCATAACACaattatcgcgacaggcctagcTGTTAATAGTGCCTAATAATCCTtgaattatgtaattttttttataaacagtaatTAATACCTTCGTGTTGTTTAAATCCGTATCTGCGGCCGGGACTTTTGCCTCCCAGATTTTTACTGCTTCCTCCGGCCTTCTTAGATGCCAGTCTTGTGGGCACCACCACTGCTGGCACTGGGCATGATGTGAGAAAACCTGCAGAGAAAGAATACACATACAAGGTGTGTGAATAAATACACTTTTAATATAGTTTTTGATGTCTTGCTGATTGTTAATTTGGCTATTCCTAATCTGTTTTTCAATCTGTTTGATATGCCTTCAGCACCTGCACTTGGGCCACATATTAAGAGTAGTTTATAATAGGTGGTAAATATAAAAGAGGAACTAAAccgtaaacttaaaaaaaaaaaattattaatagctgaaatgtgttcctctgtagtaataaaacatttatagtaataaaattttttataacatttatattatttatttttataaacatttcctaacctttaaaaaaaaacacttttatttgtgctataggcgaggataatGTTCCCGTGTATTTTAACACCCTACACGCATTAGGCAAATCAGTCAGTTAgttccgcccctaaacccatacatcacccattgccacacattttatttttttttgcatttaccaaatttgagctgagggtagaGTCAGTTAAAATCAAGGGGTTTAATTATCTTTAATACTTAGTGAATACAGTCAATTCAATATTTGAATACAGTGAGAGTataattaattatgttttattgGAACAATAACTAATTGTATTAGTTTGGTAGCAGTTTTGAACTTAAAATGCTGCAATTGCTAGAAAAATAAAGCAACTAAAACAGCAACAAGCCATATACTCAACTCATATACTTCCAGTTTGTCTGTAAAATACACAGATAAGGAGCAGCTGTAgcttaaataaacagagatacagagagatacagagaaagagatagagagagagcgatacacagagatacacagagagacacagatagatacacagagatacagagagacacagatagatacacagagatacagagagacacaaagaTACAGAAAGATTCACAGAGAAATACAGGGAGAcagggagatacagagagagatacagagagagatacagagagacacagataaatacagagagacacagagaa
This genomic stretch from Astyanax mexicanus isolate ESR-SI-001 chromosome 15, AstMex3_surface, whole genome shotgun sequence harbors:
- the mrpl27 gene encoding 39S ribosomal protein L27, mitochondrial, producing MAALVSLLLRPRAGFLTSCPVPAVVVPTRLASKKAGGSSKNLGGKSPGRRYGFKQHEGDFVHAGYILATQRALRWHPGAHVGIGTNNTLFALEDGRVRFTKEVYIPRPRSAEARHMIPKLPKGAVLYKSFINIVPTKQENNFKLVDLV